A genomic region of Solanum dulcamara chromosome 2, daSolDulc1.2, whole genome shotgun sequence contains the following coding sequences:
- the LOC129879454 gene encoding NRR repressor homolog 1-like: MEVHKRKYLHDGEIEVKKQIKTEKNDGAAVAVDDDEVEKFYAILRRIRVAVKYFEKGNAEGGGAGRNLSAAMPWNPNFRHEDFKPVVDGVKEREKVEDNAGLDLNADPVTDPNSEAN, translated from the coding sequence ATGGAGGTTCATAAACGGAAATATTTACACGACGGAGAAATTGAAGtaaagaaacaaataaaaacGGAGAAAAATGACGGAGCGGCGGTGGCGGTGGACGACGACGAAGTGGAGAAGTTTTATGCTATTTTGCGGAGAATACGTGTGGCGGTAAAGTATTTCGAGAAGGGAAACGCCGAGGGCGGTGGCGCCGGGAGAAATCTGTCTGCGGCGATGCCGTGGAATCCGAATTTCCGGCATGAAGATTTTAAACCGGTTGTTGACGGCGTTAAGGAGAGAGAAAAAGTGGAAGATAATGCGGGTTTGGATCTTAACGCTGACCCGGTTACTGATCCGAATTCAGAagctaattaa
- the LOC129874263 gene encoding protein NIM1-INTERACTING 2, translated as MESEGEKRKPGNNDVVSTSATKKPKEETEELTEEVAEEEVEEFFAILRRIHVAVKYFNKVDGASTNGRKMTENIHSKFSDDIVGDNEEKEKKKDVEENNKGFDLNMEPNDPHDHENNSS; from the coding sequence ATGGAAAGCGaaggagaaaaaagaaaacCGGGTaacaacgacgtcgtttcgacATCCGCAACGAAGAAGCCGAAGGAGGAAACGGAAGAGTTAACGGAGGAGGTAGCGGAAGAGGAAGTGGAAGAATTCTTCGCGATATTACGACGTATACACGTCGCCGTTAAGTACTTCAACAAAGTTGACGGAGCTAGCACTAATGGACGGAAAATGACGGAGAATATCCATAGTAAATTCTCTGACGATATCGTCGGAGATAatgaagagaaagagaaaaaaaaagatgttgaagaaaataataaaggtTTTGATCTTAATATGGAGCCTAATGATCCTCATGATCATGAGAATAATTCAAGTTGA